TACCGGCACATCCGGATTGTTGTTCTTCCAGGACTCAATCGTTGCTTTCGTTCTTTCCATCAGGTCCGGATTGGAGGGAGCGTAGTTATTGCTTCCCGATCCAGCGCCGTTATACTCAATACTCGATACTCTGCTCTGAAAATATTTAGGGTCCGTAAAGTTTTGCCCGATGAGCTCGGAGCCGACTATTTTTCCTTCGCTGTTCTTGATCAGGCTTCCGTTCGCATGGTCCGGCATCAGAAGCTGCGCCGCGCCTGTCGTTACGAGCGGATAACAAATACCGCACAGGATGATAAATACAAGACTTGCTCTTAGAGCGGTACTAAACAAAAATCGGGCCGTATGAGCTTTTTTTTGTTCATGGTTA
Above is a window of Paenibacillus uliginis N3/975 DNA encoding:
- the kdpC gene encoding potassium-transporting ATPase subunit KdpC; this encodes MNNHEQKKAHTARFLFSTALRASLVFIILCGICYPLVTTGAAQLLMPDHANGSLIKNSEGKIVGSELIGQNFTDPKYFQSRVSSIEYNGAGSGSNNYAPSNPDLMERTKATIESWKNNNPDVPVSELPIDLITNSGSGLDPHITPKSAEVQIPRISKLTGISEGELGELVDQHTDSRDLGIFGEPRVNVLKLNLALSELLK